The Pseudomonadota bacterium DNA segment CGACTCTGCTGTCGTGTAGCGGCCGCAGCCGAGCGCCGTTCAGCGGCCGCCAGCAGTTCGGCCGGGGCATTGAGATTCTCCGGGCCGACTACGGCTCCGGCCGCAGCTTCTGCGATGCGGGCTATGCGTTTGCGCAGCAGTGCAACGGCCGCAGCGAGTGCCGGGTTTACGTCAACAATGATCTTTGCGGCGACCCGCGTCGGGGCCGGCGCAAGTTTGCTGACATCGAGTATCGGTGTGGCGGGCGAATTTACCAGGAACGGGTGCAGGAAGACGCAACGGCGTTTCTCGGCTGCCGGTAAGAACTCAGCGGATTTCGTTCCCGCTACTTGCGGGCAAAAAAAACTCCGGCAGCGCCGGAGTTTTTTTGTGGCTGCGCATAACAGCCGGAGATGTCAGCTCACGAGGGATCGATTGTCGGCCCTCCGGAGCCTGATTGTGCCATGGCCGGAATTGCTGGCAGACTCATGATCACAGGCGCAGCATAAGCTGCTTTCCTGATGAATCGCCGTCTGCCTGGCGCTTTCGGTGCTTGCTTGGCGGGTTTCTGCTTCATCTCTCTAATTACCCCTTACGCGGTGTTGCCCCCTGGGGCCAGTATGTAACATTACGTAAGGGGCCACAAACCTTGTCGTCGCCGAGCTTAGCTCAGCACCACCAGGAAGATGCCGGCGCCCCGCTGCACCTTGAGTAGGTACCGGTCGGTTGAGCCGAGCAGCCGATTGAAGTCGGACATCGAATCGATGGCCTTTTTGTTCACTGCGGTGATGATATCGCCCGGCTGCAGACCCTGGCGCTGGGCGGAGGAGCCTCGCGCCACCTGCTCAACCATCACGCCTTCGACCTCACCGGACAGCGGGTGATCCGAGGGGATCTCGGTCAGGCGAACGCCGCGCAGCGCGTCGTTGCTTTCCGGCTCAGCGCGGGCGACCTGAATCGACTCGCGGGAACCCAGGATGGCGTTGATCTTGCGCGCCTTGCCGTTGCGGACAATGCTCAGCTCCACCGCTTCGCCGGGCCGGCGCAGGCCAATGACGTTGCGCAGATCCTGGAAGTTGGCGATCTCCTCGCCGTCGACGGCCAGGATCACGTCGTCCACCTTCACCCCGGCCTTTTCGGCGCCGGAGTCTTCGCTGACGTCCGTGACGACGGCGCCGCGCACGTCTTCCAGCTCATAAAACTCGGCGATGACCGAGTTCACCGGGCTGCCGGTAATACCCAGCAGGCCACGCGTGACCTCACCAAACTCCAGAATCTGGTCCATGACGGCGGCCGCCATGGCGCTTGGAATCGCAAAGCCGATGCCGGCGTTGCCGCCGCCGGGGCCCAGAATCGCCGTGTTGATCCCGATCAGCTCACCCTGCAGATTGATCAGGGCGCCGCCCGAGTTGCCGCGGTTGATCGCTGCGTCGGTCTGAATAAAGTCTTCGTAGGCTTCGATGTTGAGCCCGTTCCGGCCCTTGGCGCTCACAATGCCAGACGTCACCGTGTGACCCAGGCCAAAGGGGTTGCCGAGCGCCAGCACGTAGTCGCCGACCTCCATGCCTTCGGAGTCACCGATATTGAGGTCCGACAAACGCTCGCCGTCTATCTTCAGCACGGCCACGTCGCTCTCTCCGTCTGAGCCGACCAGCTCAGCTTCGTATTCACGCCCGTCGACGAGCTGGACGGTGATCTCATCGGCGTTCTCCACCACGTGGTGGTTGGTGAGGATCAGGCCTTCGTCAGCGTCGACAATCACGCCGGAGCCCAGGCTGCCGGTCTCGCGTTCCGTCGGCTGATCGGGGAAGAAGCGCCGGAACATCGGATCGTCGGCCATCGGATGCTGTCGGATCGACACGGTGCCCTGGGTGGAAATATTGACCACGGCGGGAGACACCTCCTTCACCAGCGGTGCCAGGGACACGTCCCGGGGGATGGCGCCGGCGGTGGCGCTGCCCATCGCGCTGAGCATCAGCACGGTTGCCAGCACAAAGGAAAAAAGCTTTCGGTTCATAGCATTGAGTCCGGTAAATGGTAGAAAAACATGCTGTCAGGGGATCTAGGTGCATCCGCGTTGCGTTTCAATGCAGCGACAGCGTTACCGTCTGATCCCCGCAGCGCTCAACAGTTCCCTTGCGCCACGCGGGTCGGTTGTGCCGATCAGATGTTGCTAACATCAACGCCTGCAAATCGAGGAGCTCCACTTTTGCTCACCGTAACGCTTTGGCGCGATAACTTCCGACCCGCCGCTGACCACCTGGCAGGGCGCGTTGTGCTGCTGACCGGCGCCACCGGCAGCATCGGCCAGGCGGTGGCCCAGGGTGTTGCCGGCTGCGGCGCAACGCTCATTATTGCGGCCCGCGACGTGAAGGCCGCGGAAAAGCTCTACGACCTGATCACCGGCCACGGCTGGCCGGAGCCGATCATCTACCCGGTGGACCTCGCCGGCGCCACGCTGGCGGACTACGAACAGATGGCGGGCGCCATCAAAGCGGAGGTCGGCGCGCTCGATGCGGTCACTCACGTTGCAGCGGACTTTGCCGGCCTCAAGCCGCTGGAGCAGGCCGGCGCGGAGGCCTGGGAGCGAACCCTCACGGCGAATCTCTCAGCCGCGCAGTGGATCAACCAGGCGGTCCTGCCGCTCCTGCGCGAGTCCGATCAGCCCAGAATCGTCTTTACGCTGGACGACCTGCACCGGGTTTCTCGAGCCTACTGGGGCGCCTACGGCGTCGGCAAAGCCGCGCTGGCCGCCCTGGCGGCGATGACCGCCAGTGAACTTGAGGGGTATGGCATCAAGGTCAACGCCGTCTCGCCGCCGCCGACCGCCAGCAATCTTCGAAGCCGCGCCTACGTCGGGGAAAACCCTGCCGAACTGCACACGCCAGAGGCGCTGGTTCCCGCGTATCTTTATCTCCTGGGCAGCCACGACAGGCTGATCACCGGTGAAGCAATCCACTTTGAGAGCTAAACGAATGGCCAAAAAACGCGGATCAAGTCGATGGCGGGGGTTGCTGCTGCTGTTGGTGGCCGTTGGGCTTTACCTGATCGGCGCAGCCCACGGCGCGGTGGCGGTGATTGGCCTGGCGGTGGTGGTGGAGCTTACCGGCTGGGTCAAGCTGATGATCAACCCGGGATCACGGCCTTAGGCGCGCATTGGGCGCAATTCACCGTCGGCGCTGTTGCCGGGTCTTCGATACTTTTTTCTGCTTAGACGGCCTCGGTGCCCGCTGCTGGCGTTTCAGCGTCAGCGTGGCGGCCATGCGGCTGCTCAGGCCCACGTCTTCGCGCAGCACCCGCACGTCGGCCGCCGAGAGCTCTTCAACCCGCCCGACCTTCAGCCTCGACGGCAGCAGCACCGCGCCGTAGCGAACCCGCTTAAGGCGGCTGACCCGGACGCCAACCGCTTCCCAGAGCCGCCGAACTTCCCGCTGGCGCCCCTCCATCAGCACGACGTGATACCAGTGGTTTTCCCCGCTGCCGCCGCTGTCGACAATGTCGCTGAAGCGGGCCTCCCCGTCGTCGAGCATGACGCCGGACCTCAGCCGGGTGAGCATTTCGTCGGTGACCTCACCCTGGACCCGGCAGGCGTATTCCCGATCAACCCCGTGGGAGGGGTGCATCATCGCGTTGGCGAGCTCCCCGTCGGTGGTGATGAGGAGCAGCCCGGTGGTGTTGATATCGAGCCGGCCGATGCTGACCCAGCGGCCTTTGCGGGCTTCCGGAAGCTTGTCGAACACGGTGCGCCGTCCTTCCGGGTCGCGCCGGGTGCTCACTACGCCTTCCGGCTTGTTGTACATGAGAACGCGCCCCTGGCTCTCGGCCTCCGGGACAACGCGGTAGTGCAGGCCGGCGTAGCTCACGGCGTTGCCGGCGGCCAGCCGATCGCCGGGTTTAGCCGCCAGCCCGTCCACCATCACCTCACCGTTAGCGATCGCCTGCTCGAGCTGACGCCGAGATCCGAGCCCGGCGCCGGCGAGCACTTTCTGGATGCGCGGGCCGGTG contains these protein-coding regions:
- a CDS encoding pseudouridine synthase, which encodes MTTPPNAPEGAATGPRIQKVLAGAGLGSRRQLEQAIANGEVMVDGLAAKPGDRLAAGNAVSYAGLHYRVVPEAESQGRVLMYNKPEGVVSTRRDPEGRRTVFDKLPEARKGRWVSIGRLDINTTGLLLITTDGELANAMMHPSHGVDREYACRVQGEVTDEMLTRLRSGVMLDDGEARFSDIVDSGGSGENHWYHVVLMEGRQREVRRLWEAVGVRVSRLKRVRYGAVLLPSRLKVGRVEELSAADVRVLREDVGLSSRMAATLTLKRQQRAPRPSKQKKVSKTRQQRRR
- a CDS encoding Do family serine endopeptidase, translating into MNRKLFSFVLATVLMLSAMGSATAGAIPRDVSLAPLVKEVSPAVVNISTQGTVSIRQHPMADDPMFRRFFPDQPTERETGSLGSGVIVDADEGLILTNHHVVENADEITVQLVDGREYEAELVGSDGESDVAVLKIDGERLSDLNIGDSEGMEVGDYVLALGNPFGLGHTVTSGIVSAKGRNGLNIEAYEDFIQTDAAINRGNSGGALINLQGELIGINTAILGPGGGNAGIGFAIPSAMAAAVMDQILEFGEVTRGLLGITGSPVNSVIAEFYELEDVRGAVVTDVSEDSGAEKAGVKVDDVILAVDGEEIANFQDLRNVIGLRRPGEAVELSIVRNGKARKINAILGSRESIQVARAEPESNDALRGVRLTEIPSDHPLSGEVEGVMVEQVARGSSAQRQGLQPGDIITAVNKKAIDSMSDFNRLLGSTDRYLLKVQRGAGIFLVVLS
- a CDS encoding SDR family NAD(P)-dependent oxidoreductase, yielding MLTVTLWRDNFRPAADHLAGRVVLLTGATGSIGQAVAQGVAGCGATLIIAARDVKAAEKLYDLITGHGWPEPIIYPVDLAGATLADYEQMAGAIKAEVGALDAVTHVAADFAGLKPLEQAGAEAWERTLTANLSAAQWINQAVLPLLRESDQPRIVFTLDDLHRVSRAYWGAYGVGKAALAALAAMTASELEGYGIKVNAVSPPPTASNLRSRAYVGENPAELHTPEALVPAYLYLLGSHDRLITGEAIHFES